The proteins below are encoded in one region of Stenotrophomonas bentonitica:
- a CDS encoding TrbI/VirB10 family protein: MSQHTPGNEPHEPTGNPYYGQNVADNNPNLDAAAPQLRSAEEQRLNRKALAFLGGILVLVIAMGFLLLRKSSDDQDRPAKVNEQARVSTPELPTAPPVVAPPPVADAQPIEMLPPLPPPAQDNPYRTPPAIGGDMDMSNEPRQPSLLDRRMASGSGVGGGMGGGGAEGQAGGLGGRPDDEYTRAMLAQLPGAQQPAPAKVRRGPDVEDVSNASFIRSPDALLVRGTYLRCVLETRIITDVAGFTSCLLTEPVYSINGRSLLLPKGSKIYGAYGGGPQGKRVEVVWDRITTPNGIDVAMSSPGIDQLGGAGHPGDYSAHWGSRIASALMISLIADAFKYAAAEHGPETTEIASNGFAVQSPYESATARSMERLANEALSERRPPTVTINQGTVVSVYVAKDVDFSDVLPRRR; this comes from the coding sequence ATGAGCCAGCACACTCCCGGCAACGAGCCGCATGAGCCCACCGGCAACCCGTACTACGGGCAGAACGTGGCCGACAACAATCCCAACCTGGACGCCGCCGCGCCGCAGCTGCGCTCGGCCGAAGAGCAGCGCCTGAACCGCAAGGCCCTGGCCTTCCTCGGTGGCATCCTGGTGCTGGTCATCGCAATGGGCTTCCTGCTGCTGCGCAAGAGCAGCGACGACCAGGACCGCCCGGCCAAGGTCAACGAACAGGCCCGCGTGTCCACGCCGGAGCTGCCGACCGCGCCGCCGGTAGTGGCACCACCGCCGGTGGCCGACGCGCAGCCCATTGAAATGCTGCCGCCGTTGCCGCCACCGGCGCAGGACAACCCGTACCGCACGCCGCCGGCGATCGGCGGCGACATGGACATGTCCAACGAACCGCGCCAGCCTTCGCTGCTGGATCGCCGCATGGCGTCCGGCAGTGGAGTAGGCGGCGGCATGGGCGGCGGCGGTGCCGAAGGGCAGGCCGGCGGTCTCGGTGGCCGTCCGGACGACGAGTACACCCGCGCCATGCTGGCCCAGCTGCCCGGCGCGCAGCAGCCGGCACCGGCCAAGGTCCGTCGCGGCCCGGACGTGGAGGATGTGTCCAACGCCAGCTTCATCCGCAGCCCGGATGCGTTGCTGGTCCGCGGCACCTACCTGCGCTGCGTGCTCGAGACCCGCATCATCACCGACGTGGCCGGCTTCACCTCCTGCCTGCTCACCGAGCCGGTGTACTCGATCAATGGCCGCAGCCTGCTGCTGCCGAAGGGTTCGAAGATCTATGGCGCCTACGGTGGCGGCCCGCAGGGCAAGCGCGTGGAAGTGGTGTGGGACCGCATCACTACGCCCAACGGCATCGACGTGGCCATGTCCAGCCCCGGCATCGACCAGCTCGGTGGCGCCGGTCATCCCGGCGACTACAGCGCGCACTGGGGCAGCCGCATCGCCTCGGCGCTGATGATCAGCCTGATCGCCGACGCGTTCAAATACGCGGCCGCCGAACACGGTCCGGAAACCACAGAGATCGCCAGCAACGGCTTTGCCGTGCAGTCGCCCTATGAGAGTGCGACCGCGCGCAGCATGGAGCGCCTGGCAAACGAAGCGCTGAGCGAGCGTCGCCCGCCCACCGTGACCATCAACCAGGGCACTGTGGTCAGTGTCTACGTGGCCAAGGACGTCGACTTCAGCGACGTGCTGCCGCGCCGCCGCTGA
- a CDS encoding VirB4 family type IV secretion/conjugal transfer ATPase — protein sequence MFSPDTSISEFIPLSSHVAPTVVKTTGGDFLLTWHLEGLPFVGREDWELEHRHNTFNRLLQTLRAPDFVNVAFWVHDIRRRRQLKGSSKFGQRFNQDVSDQYMGMLGSQRIMQNELYLTMIYRPVVAGKRFMDKSSSITQLQAEQDQAVAKLLEMAGNVEAVIRDYSPYRMGMYEAKNGLVFSETLEFFGYLLNRVDEPVPVLSAPVKDYLPISRHMFSAKTGDFVINTPNGVNHFGAILNIKEYAEGTYPGVLNGLKYLDFEYVITHSFSPMGRQDALKVLDRTKGMMISSGDKAVSQIVELDQAMDQLSSGNFVLGEYHFIMAVYADSQEKLSQNIATTRAELSNAGFVSTKEDLAVTASFYSQFPANWRYRTRLANISSLNFLGLSPLHNFATGKQHNNPWGDCVTTLQTTNGQPYYFNFHATHPSENSLGEKAIANTMVIGKSGTGKTALINFLLSQVQKYDPSPTIFFFDKDRGAEIFVRACGGNYLALENGQATGFNPFQCENNEANVQFLADLVKVLANKHEYSAREEEDIFRAVENMLDTPMHLRSMTNFQKSLPNMGDDGLYARLRKWTSGNSLGWVFDNPVDTVDLSRANIIGFDYTDIIDNPEVRVPVINYLLHRLESLIDGRPLIYVMDEFWKILDGEGGLKEFAKNKQKTIRKQNGMGIFATQSPEDALKSDIAAALIEQTATLILLPNPNASRSDYIDGLKLTESEFKVVTALDERSRCFLVKQGHAASVCQLNLRGMDDILSVISASTDNIDVMHRVLLDAARREKVAQADLTPDQWLSEFYSKRKGSGKPAGTRQDAVA from the coding sequence ATGTTCAGTCCCGACACCTCGATCAGCGAATTCATCCCCCTGTCGTCCCATGTGGCGCCGACGGTCGTGAAGACCACGGGCGGAGACTTCCTGCTGACCTGGCATCTGGAAGGCCTGCCGTTCGTGGGGCGCGAGGACTGGGAGCTGGAACACCGGCACAACACCTTCAACCGCCTGCTGCAGACCCTGCGAGCGCCGGACTTCGTCAACGTCGCATTCTGGGTGCATGACATCCGCCGTCGCCGCCAACTCAAGGGCAGCAGCAAGTTCGGCCAGCGCTTCAACCAGGACGTTTCCGACCAGTACATGGGCATGCTCGGCTCGCAGCGGATCATGCAGAACGAGCTGTACCTGACCATGATCTACCGGCCGGTGGTGGCGGGTAAGCGCTTCATGGACAAGTCCTCCAGCATCACCCAGCTGCAGGCCGAGCAGGACCAGGCGGTGGCCAAGCTGCTGGAAATGGCCGGCAACGTGGAAGCGGTGATCCGTGACTACTCGCCGTACCGCATGGGCATGTATGAAGCAAAGAACGGCCTGGTGTTCTCCGAGACCCTGGAGTTCTTCGGCTACCTGCTCAACCGGGTGGACGAGCCGGTGCCGGTGCTGTCGGCCCCGGTCAAGGACTACCTGCCGATCAGCCGGCACATGTTCTCGGCCAAGACCGGCGACTTCGTGATCAATACGCCCAACGGCGTGAACCACTTCGGCGCCATCCTCAACATCAAGGAATACGCCGAAGGCACCTATCCCGGCGTGTTGAACGGCCTGAAGTACCTGGACTTCGAGTACGTCATCACCCATTCCTTCAGCCCCATGGGCCGCCAGGACGCGCTCAAGGTGCTGGACCGCACCAAGGGCATGATGATCTCCTCCGGCGACAAGGCCGTCAGCCAGATCGTCGAACTCGACCAGGCGATGGACCAGCTCTCCTCGGGCAATTTCGTGCTGGGCGAGTACCACTTCATCATGGCCGTCTACGCCGACAGCCAGGAGAAGCTCTCGCAGAACATCGCCACCACCCGCGCCGAGCTCTCCAACGCCGGGTTCGTGTCGACCAAGGAAGACCTGGCGGTCACCGCCTCGTTCTACTCGCAGTTCCCGGCCAACTGGCGCTACCGCACCCGCCTGGCCAACATCAGCTCGTTGAACTTCCTCGGCCTGTCGCCGCTGCACAACTTCGCCACCGGCAAGCAGCACAACAACCCGTGGGGCGACTGCGTGACCACGCTGCAGACCACCAACGGCCAGCCGTACTACTTCAATTTCCACGCCACCCACCCCTCAGAGAACTCGCTGGGTGAGAAGGCCATTGCCAACACCATGGTGATCGGCAAGTCCGGTACCGGCAAGACCGCGCTGATCAACTTCCTGCTCAGCCAGGTGCAGAAGTACGACCCGTCGCCGACCATCTTCTTCTTCGACAAGGACCGCGGCGCGGAGATCTTCGTGCGCGCCTGCGGCGGCAACTACCTGGCGCTGGAGAACGGGCAGGCCACTGGCTTCAATCCGTTCCAGTGCGAGAACAACGAAGCCAACGTGCAGTTCCTGGCTGACCTGGTCAAGGTGCTGGCCAACAAGCACGAATACAGCGCCCGCGAGGAAGAGGACATCTTCCGCGCCGTCGAGAACATGCTCGACACCCCCATGCACCTGCGTAGCATGACCAACTTCCAGAAGAGCCTGCCCAACATGGGCGACGACGGCCTGTACGCGCGCCTGCGAAAGTGGACCTCGGGCAACTCGCTGGGCTGGGTGTTCGACAACCCGGTGGACACCGTGGACTTGAGCCGGGCCAACATCATCGGCTTCGATTACACCGACATCATCGACAACCCGGAAGTGCGGGTGCCGGTGATCAACTACCTGCTGCACCGGCTGGAGTCGCTGATCGACGGGCGACCGCTGATCTACGTGATGGATGAGTTCTGGAAGATCCTGGACGGCGAGGGCGGCCTGAAGGAGTTCGCCAAGAACAAGCAGAAGACCATCCGTAAGCAGAACGGCATGGGCATCTTCGCCACCCAGAGCCCGGAGGACGCGCTGAAGAGCGACATTGCTGCCGCCCTGATCGAGCAGACCGCCACCCTGATCCTGCTGCCCAACCCGAATGCCAGCCGCTCGGACTACATCGACGGCCTGAAGCTGACCGAGAGCGAGTTCAAGGTGGTCACCGCCCTGGACGAGCGTTCGCGCTGCTTCCTGGTCAAACAGGGTCACGCGGCCAGCGTATGCCAGCTCAACCTGCGCGGCATGGACGACATCCTGTCGGTGATTTCGGCTTCCACCGACAATATCGACGTGATGCACCGCGTCCTGCTCGACGCCGCCCGGCGCGAGAAGGTCGCGCAGGCCGACCTCACCCCGGACCAGTGGCTCAGTGAGTTCTACAGCAAGCGCAAGGGCTCGGGAAAGCCCGCCGGAACCCGCCAGGACGCTGTTGCCTGA
- the virB11 gene encoding P-type DNA transfer ATPase VirB11, whose product MDAEVAPVADVSSEFLRYQYEVLGIHTYMTSPDVTEICINRPGEVYLETRDGWQRVEVPTLTYERARQFCTAVVNESNTGQRITDVDPVVSLTFPTGQRAQFVIPPACDAGKVSITIRLPSKHTKTLEQYQSDGFFNQILEQGASLSEQDQELLALRQNRDYAEFFRKAVQYRKNIVVSGATGSGKTTFMKSLVNHIPANERLVTIEDARELFISQPNVVHLLYSKGGQSASNVTAKSCMEACLRMKPDRIILAELRGDEAFYFIRNCASGHPGSITSCHAGSPEQTWDQLGLMVKASAEGSGLEFSVIKRLLMMTIDVVVHIKAHAGSRYITGIDFSPERALAATGRDA is encoded by the coding sequence ATGGACGCCGAAGTGGCCCCCGTAGCCGACGTTTCCAGTGAGTTCCTCAGGTACCAGTACGAGGTCCTGGGTATCCACACGTACATGACCTCGCCCGATGTGACGGAAATCTGCATCAACCGTCCGGGCGAGGTGTACCTGGAAACGCGTGACGGATGGCAGCGTGTGGAAGTGCCCACGCTGACCTACGAGCGTGCGCGCCAGTTCTGTACCGCCGTGGTCAATGAAAGCAACACCGGCCAGCGCATCACCGATGTGGACCCGGTGGTGTCGCTGACCTTCCCGACTGGCCAGCGTGCCCAGTTCGTCATTCCGCCGGCGTGCGACGCAGGCAAGGTGTCGATCACCATCCGCCTGCCGTCCAAGCACACCAAAACCCTGGAGCAGTACCAGAGCGACGGCTTCTTCAACCAGATCCTGGAGCAGGGTGCCTCGCTCAGCGAGCAGGACCAGGAGCTGCTGGCCCTGCGCCAGAACCGCGACTACGCCGAGTTCTTCCGCAAGGCGGTGCAGTACCGGAAGAACATCGTGGTCTCCGGCGCCACCGGCAGCGGCAAGACTACTTTCATGAAGTCGCTGGTCAACCACATTCCGGCCAACGAGCGCCTGGTCACCATCGAGGACGCGCGCGAGCTCTTCATCAGCCAGCCCAACGTGGTGCACCTGCTGTATTCCAAGGGCGGGCAAAGCGCGAGCAATGTCACCGCCAAGAGCTGCATGGAAGCCTGCCTTCGCATGAAGCCGGACCGCATCATCCTGGCCGAGCTCCGTGGCGATGAAGCGTTTTACTTCATCCGCAACTGCGCCTCCGGCCACCCCGGTTCGATCACCAGCTGCCATGCCGGCAGCCCGGAGCAGACCTGGGACCAGCTGGGCCTGATGGTGAAGGCCTCGGCGGAGGGCTCGGGCCTGGAGTTCTCGGTGATCAAGCGCCTGCTGATGATGACCATCGACGTGGTGGTGCATATCAAGGCACACGCCGGCAGCCGCTACATCACCGGCATCGATTTCAGCCCCGAACGGGCGCTGGCCGCCACGGGGAGGGACGCCTGA
- a CDS encoding TrbC/VirB2 family protein translates to MKRTHLDIVHAQRSLKTALMAVAFATAVFVPDVFAQATNFGGTDTKVCGFFSNINGLLNIASIAVVTIAVIFAGYQIAFAHKRIGDVAPILIGGLLIGAAGQIAKMLLGDGNASSCQTTVTSIMNVVQYYRA, encoded by the coding sequence ATGAAGCGTACCCACCTCGACATCGTCCACGCCCAGCGCTCGCTGAAGACCGCCCTGATGGCCGTCGCCTTCGCCACTGCCGTCTTCGTGCCGGACGTGTTCGCCCAGGCCACCAACTTCGGCGGCACCGACACCAAGGTCTGCGGCTTCTTCTCCAACATCAACGGTCTGCTGAACATCGCCTCGATCGCCGTGGTCACCATCGCGGTGATCTTCGCCGGCTACCAGATCGCCTTCGCCCACAAGCGCATCGGCGACGTGGCCCCGATCCTGATCGGCGGCCTGCTGATCGGCGCGGCCGGCCAGATCGCCAAGATGCTGCTGGGCGACGGCAATGCCAGCTCCTGCCAGACCACCGTCACCTCGATCATGAACGTCGTCCAGTACTACCGTGCATAA
- a CDS encoding virB8 family protein, whose translation MFRKKDAGNNPKVDQAVAKAVSYELTVADMARRSERRAWWVATGSMVMSLALAGGYYYMLPLKEKVPFLVMADAYTGNATVARLSGTFGAGSITANEAINRSNVAQYVMARESFDSAVMGLRDWDLVFTMSSEPVAATQRQRYANNNPQNPVYVYGTNKAIRVKILSITPLAAEGNGSFRGASVRIQRSLLDKTTGVMQFLDNKLVTMRFEYRTDLALSEQDRVLNPLAFQVTEYRVDSDYARGVPVPDDASMTSQANQAAAAQAAAQAAAAAAVPVYDPNNPAAATMIDPNTGQPVAAPVPGQTVAPGQQVQGQPVPGQMTVPGQPMPAQPMPAQPMQQQNPGQVVPGQAIPGQVAPRQPATAPARNVSTGTAEGASNR comes from the coding sequence ATGTTCCGAAAGAAGGACGCAGGCAACAATCCCAAGGTCGACCAGGCGGTCGCCAAGGCTGTGAGTTACGAGTTGACCGTCGCCGACATGGCGCGTCGCAGCGAGCGTCGCGCGTGGTGGGTGGCGACCGGCTCGATGGTGATGTCGCTGGCATTGGCCGGCGGCTACTACTACATGCTGCCGCTCAAGGAGAAGGTGCCGTTCCTGGTGATGGCCGACGCGTACACTGGCAACGCCACGGTCGCGCGCCTCAGCGGAACGTTCGGTGCCGGGTCGATCACCGCCAACGAGGCGATCAACCGCAGCAACGTCGCGCAATACGTGATGGCGCGCGAGTCGTTCGATTCGGCGGTGATGGGCCTGCGCGACTGGGACCTGGTGTTCACGATGTCGTCCGAGCCGGTGGCTGCAACCCAGCGCCAGCGCTATGCGAACAACAATCCGCAGAACCCCGTGTACGTGTACGGCACCAACAAGGCGATCCGGGTCAAGATCCTCAGCATCACGCCGCTGGCGGCGGAGGGCAATGGCAGCTTCCGTGGCGCGTCGGTGCGCATCCAGCGCAGCCTGCTCGACAAGACCACCGGGGTAATGCAGTTCCTGGACAACAAGCTGGTGACGATGCGGTTCGAGTACCGCACCGACCTGGCCCTCTCCGAACAGGACCGCGTGCTCAACCCGCTGGCGTTCCAGGTCACCGAGTACCGCGTCGACAGCGACTACGCGCGCGGCGTGCCGGTGCCGGACGACGCGTCGATGACCAGCCAGGCCAACCAGGCCGCGGCAGCGCAGGCAGCTGCGCAAGCGGCCGCCGCGGCTGCGGTGCCGGTGTACGACCCGAACAATCCAGCGGCCGCCACGATGATCGATCCGAATACCGGGCAGCCGGTAGCCGCGCCGGTGCCGGGGCAGACCGTGGCACCGGGCCAGCAGGTTCAAGGCCAGCCGGTTCCCGGCCAGATGACGGTGCCGGGCCAGCCGATGCCCGCACAGCCAATGCCGGCCCAGCCGATGCAGCAACAGAACCCCGGGCAGGTCGTGCCCGGCCAGGCAATACCAGGACAGGTCGCGCCGCGGCAACCGGCCACTGCGCCGGCACGAAACGTTTCCACCGGAACTGCTGAGGGAGCAAGCAACCGATGA
- a CDS encoding type IV secretory system conjugative DNA transfer family protein encodes MARHGGSRLSTQKPVVIAVAVLLTALVGYCLSGYLTLLLLGLDTGLFKWNTYLQYVQAMDQPAVAPYLTKIKAAGVIGFGLPALALLGALFFLVKPKKKSLHGDARFAEAGDLAKHGLFKKTDNGIVVGSFGGKLVRLSGQQFVILAAPTRSGKGVGVVIPNLLEYGESVVVLDIKQENFDLTSGWRASQGHEVFLFNPFAEDRRTHRWNPLSYVSDDPAFRVSELMSIAAMLYPDGSDDQKFWISQARNAFMAFTLYLFENRDDERQQGFPGGQGAPTLGAVFRLATGDGSDLRKYLKALSEQKFLSGNARAAFANLLSQADETFASIMGTFKEPLNAWINPVLDKATSANDFLLTDLRRKKMTIYIGIQPNKLAESRLIINLFFSQIINLNTKELPKSNPDLKYQVLLLMDEFTAIGKVDIIASAVSYMAGYNVRLLPIIQSMAQLDATYGRDVSRTIITNHALQILYAPREQQDANDYSEMLGYTTVRKKNVTHAREKTHNFTEERRALMLPQELKAMGNDHEVFLYEGIPHPVKCDKIKYYKDRYFTSRLLPKTDVPMLAL; translated from the coding sequence ATGGCGCGTCATGGAGGATCACGTTTGTCCACGCAGAAACCTGTCGTCATCGCTGTTGCAGTCCTGTTGACCGCACTTGTTGGCTACTGTCTTTCCGGATACCTCACGCTGCTGCTGCTGGGTCTGGACACCGGGCTGTTCAAGTGGAACACCTATCTTCAATACGTCCAGGCGATGGATCAGCCTGCCGTTGCGCCGTACCTGACGAAAATCAAAGCCGCGGGCGTGATCGGGTTCGGTCTGCCGGCGCTGGCGCTGCTGGGCGCGCTGTTCTTCCTGGTCAAGCCGAAGAAGAAGTCGCTGCATGGTGATGCGCGCTTTGCAGAGGCGGGTGACCTGGCGAAGCATGGCCTGTTCAAGAAGACCGACAACGGCATCGTGGTGGGCAGCTTCGGCGGCAAGCTGGTGCGCCTCAGTGGCCAGCAGTTCGTGATCCTGGCCGCACCCACCCGTTCCGGCAAAGGCGTGGGCGTGGTGATTCCGAACCTGCTCGAGTACGGCGAGTCCGTAGTCGTGCTGGACATCAAGCAGGAGAACTTCGACCTCACCAGTGGCTGGCGCGCCAGCCAAGGCCATGAGGTGTTCCTGTTCAATCCGTTCGCCGAAGACCGCCGTACCCATCGCTGGAACCCGCTCAGCTACGTCTCCGACGACCCGGCCTTCCGCGTCTCGGAGCTGATGAGCATTGCCGCGATGCTGTACCCGGACGGCTCGGACGACCAGAAATTCTGGATCAGCCAGGCACGCAATGCGTTCATGGCCTTCACGCTGTACCTGTTCGAAAACCGCGACGACGAACGCCAGCAGGGGTTCCCGGGCGGGCAGGGCGCGCCGACCCTGGGTGCGGTGTTCCGCCTCGCCACCGGCGATGGCAGCGACCTGCGCAAGTACCTCAAGGCGTTGTCCGAGCAGAAGTTCCTCAGCGGCAATGCGCGCGCGGCCTTCGCCAATCTGCTCTCGCAGGCCGATGAAACCTTCGCGTCGATCATGGGCACCTTCAAGGAACCGCTGAACGCCTGGATCAATCCGGTGCTGGACAAGGCCACCAGCGCCAACGACTTCCTGCTCACCGACCTGCGCCGGAAGAAGATGACCATCTACATCGGCATCCAGCCCAACAAGCTGGCCGAGAGCCGACTGATCATCAACCTGTTCTTCAGCCAGATCATCAACCTCAACACCAAGGAACTGCCCAAATCCAATCCGGACCTGAAGTACCAGGTGCTGTTGTTGATGGACGAGTTCACCGCGATCGGCAAGGTCGACATCATTGCCTCGGCGGTGTCCTACATGGCCGGTTACAACGTGCGCCTGCTGCCGATCATCCAGAGCATGGCGCAGCTGGACGCAACCTACGGCCGGGACGTATCGCGCACGATCATCACCAACCACGCGCTGCAGATCCTGTACGCGCCGCGCGAGCAGCAGGACGCCAACGACTATTCGGAGATGCTCGGTTACACCACCGTGCGGAAGAAGAACGTCACCCACGCCCGTGAAAAGACCCACAACTTCACGGAAGAGCGCCGCGCACTGATGTTGCCGCAGGAGCTCAAGGCCATGGGCAATGACCACGAGGTGTTCCTGTACGAAGGCATTCCGCATCCCGTGAAGTGCGACAAGATCAAGTACTACAAGGACCGCTATTTCACATCGCGTCTGTTGCCGAAGACCGATGTGCCGATGCTGGCGCTGTGA
- a CDS encoding TrbG/VirB9 family P-type conjugative transfer protein has translation MSSRNIGWAALALVPIMAMASAPAQAQVVDQYEYEQDRIYPVRTGLGLTTQIELSPNEKILDYSTGFSSGWELTRRENVFYLKPKNVDVDTNMMVRTETHSYIFELKVVATDWRQLEQARRAGVQYKIAFRYPSDTEFGTAQQAVDEEVKPLLSSELAKDRQYNFDYSYSTRRAKKMGWLIPVNAYDDGRFTYLKLPASPEYKTGIFPAVFGRESEDGEDFVVNTTVEGNALIVHGTYPYLVIRHGDSVVGLRRNVKK, from the coding sequence ATGAGTAGTCGCAACATTGGATGGGCCGCATTGGCCCTGGTGCCGATCATGGCCATGGCCAGCGCCCCGGCGCAGGCCCAGGTGGTGGACCAGTACGAGTACGAACAGGACCGCATCTACCCGGTGCGCACCGGCCTGGGCCTGACCACCCAGATCGAACTGAGCCCGAACGAGAAGATCCTGGACTACAGCACCGGCTTCAGCAGCGGCTGGGAGCTGACCCGTCGCGAGAACGTGTTCTATCTCAAGCCGAAGAACGTCGACGTGGACACCAACATGATGGTGCGCACCGAGACCCATTCGTACATCTTCGAACTGAAGGTGGTCGCCACCGACTGGCGCCAGCTGGAACAGGCGCGGCGCGCGGGCGTGCAGTACAAGATCGCCTTCCGTTACCCGAGCGATACCGAATTCGGTACCGCGCAGCAGGCGGTGGACGAAGAGGTCAAGCCGCTGCTCAGCTCGGAGCTGGCCAAGGACCGCCAGTACAACTTCGACTACTCCTACTCGACGCGCCGCGCGAAGAAGATGGGCTGGCTGATCCCGGTCAACGCCTACGACGATGGCCGCTTCACCTACCTCAAGCTGCCCGCGTCGCCGGAGTACAAGACCGGGATCTTCCCGGCGGTGTTCGGTCGCGAAAGCGAAGACGGTGAGGACTTCGTGGTCAACACCACGGTGGAAGGCAACGCGCTCATCGTGCATGGCACCTATCCCTACCTGGTGATCCGCCACGGTGACAGCGTCGTCGGCCTGCGAAGGAACGTAAAGAAATGA
- a CDS encoding type IV secretion system protein VirB3: protein MHKNVLFRGCTRPAMFLGVPYVPFFLVAGGLLLLSMYIDMRLLVTIPIAIFILRQMAKRDEMIFRLIGLRLQFKFRARNLEQHNGMWVFTPNHYRDKPPPSA from the coding sequence GTGCATAAGAACGTCCTGTTCCGCGGCTGCACCCGACCGGCGATGTTCCTGGGCGTCCCGTACGTCCCGTTCTTCCTGGTCGCGGGCGGCTTGTTGCTGCTGAGCATGTACATCGACATGCGGCTGCTGGTCACCATTCCGATCGCCATCTTCATCCTCCGGCAGATGGCCAAGCGCGATGAAATGATCTTCCGCCTGATCGGTCTGCGCCTGCAGTTCAAGTTCCGCGCACGCAACCTGGAACAGCACAACGGCATGTGGGTGTTCACGCCCAACCACTACCGCGACAAGCCACCGCCGTCGGCCTGA
- a CDS encoding lytic transglycosylase domain-containing protein yields the protein MLPGLEMMACPEMAVSMDVMQHVINVESSRNPYAIGVVGGALVRQPKQLDEALATVRMLEEKGYNFSVGLAQVNRYNLVKYGLDSYEKAFQQCPNLQAASRILAECYGRSGNDWGKSFSCYYSGNFTTGFRHGYVQKVFASIARQRGSMVAANGAVPIDVVSRAERRVVDVAHHPQLSGQPQDVVALRTADAALSRVVMGAVERAMPQPPAPAAAPEPIALPPVPAQPMAQNTAGPVVVRPWSERNAPVALPTQAPPAQAMPVQNVPAGDAAFVF from the coding sequence ATGCTGCCTGGACTGGAAATGATGGCCTGCCCCGAAATGGCAGTGTCGATGGACGTGATGCAGCATGTGATCAACGTCGAATCCTCGCGCAATCCGTACGCCATCGGCGTGGTCGGCGGTGCGCTGGTGCGCCAGCCCAAGCAGCTGGACGAGGCTTTGGCCACGGTGCGCATGCTGGAAGAGAAGGGCTACAATTTCTCGGTCGGGCTGGCCCAGGTCAACCGCTACAACCTGGTCAAGTACGGGCTCGATTCGTACGAAAAGGCCTTCCAGCAGTGCCCGAACCTGCAGGCTGCCTCGCGCATCCTGGCCGAGTGCTACGGGCGCTCGGGCAACGACTGGGGCAAGTCGTTCAGCTGCTACTACTCGGGCAACTTCACCACCGGCTTCCGCCACGGCTACGTGCAGAAGGTGTTCGCCTCCATCGCCCGGCAACGCGGCAGCATGGTGGCGGCCAACGGCGCGGTGCCCATCGATGTGGTTAGCCGCGCGGAGCGCCGCGTTGTCGACGTTGCCCACCATCCGCAGCTCAGCGGGCAGCCGCAGGACGTGGTCGCGCTCCGCACCGCCGACGCGGCCTTGTCGCGGGTGGTGATGGGCGCCGTGGAACGGGCGATGCCGCAACCGCCCGCGCCCGCTGCCGCGCCGGAACCCATCGCACTCCCTCCCGTGCCTGCCCAGCCGATGGCGCAGAACACCGCCGGCCCGGTGGTGGTGCGTCCGTGGAGCGAGCGCAACGCACCGGTGGCATTGCCGACGCAGGCCCCGCCTGCGCAGGCGATGCCGGTACAGAACGTCCCCGCCGGGGATGCCGCCTTCGTGTTCTGA